The Streptomyces sp. NBC_00775 genome includes the window CGTCGACGGCCAGGCCGAGTCGGCGGTTCATGAGCCGGGCCTCCTCGGCGGCTTCCCCCGGTGTGACCCGGGTCCGCGGGAAGGCGTCGGCGAGCACGGTGTGCACCTCGGCGACGGCCTGGCCGAGGGCGCGTGCCCGCGAGGTGAAGCCGCCGGTGGCGGGGACGGTGGTGCCGGTTCCGTCGACGCAGTCGCCGACCTGTCGTACGGCGGTCTGCCAGCCGTCCGCCTCGACGGGCAGGAACTCCTCGAAGAGGCCCAGCACCAGGCCCTCGCCGCCGGGGGCGTCGGTGTACAGCGTCCCGTGCAGTGCGGGTGTGCGGGTGCAGTGCCGCTCGGTGAGGGCGCGCAGGGCCTCCACCTCCAGGTGGGGTCCTGGCTCGGGGCGCCGGTAGATCTTGAACAGCAGCCGGTCGCCGTACACCACAGCGCTGTTGCTCTGGTCGGCGGTCAGCAGGCGGGGTACGAGACCGACGGGCAGGGGGTGCGGGGAGGTCGGTTCCAGACGAGGTCCGCCGCGCGGCTCCCGCACGGCCAGGGAGCGCAGCAGCACCCCCATCAGCGCGGGGTCCTCCGTCGCCTCGTAAACCGTCCAGCCCTGCCAGCGTCCCTCGGGCACGGTGGCGATGGCCGCGCCCGCGAGCCGCTCCGGCAGCTCGGGGCACAGCCCGAGGAACAGCTGGTAGAGCTGCTCGGTGCCGTTCCGGTGCCGGGCGCGGAGCACCGCGTGGACCAGGACGGGCGCGTCGTCGTGGACGACCGAGACCACGACAGGCCGTATGTCGTCCAGAGGGCCGCCCGCGTCGCCGTACCAGCGGCGGGTGCGCAGCCAGGGGGTCAGCACGGGCAGCAGCGGTTCGAGCACGGGTTCCGCGACGGCGACACTCATGACGCCTCCCGGGGTCCGAGCGGAACCAGCAGGTGCGCGGGCGCCACCCCGGGTTCCAGTCGTACGTAGGCGTGGCGGCCCCAGGTGTGGATCTCGCCGGTGAGTTCGTCGCGCACCTTCAGCGAGCCGTCCTCGGGCAGGCCGAGCGCGGCCAGGTCGAAGGTGACCGTGGTCTCGCTGGTGTGGTGCGGGTCGAGGTTGACGACGGCGAGGACCGTGTCGGCGGAACCGTCCGGCCGTACCAACTGCTTGGAATAGGCCAGCACTTGGTCGTGGTCGGTGTGGTGGAAGCGCAGGTTGCGCAGTTCCTGGAGGGCCGGGTGGGCGCGGCGCAGCTGGTTGAGGCGGGTGATCAGCGGGGCGATGCTGGTGCCCGCCGCCTCGGCCGCCACCCAGTCGCGCGGTCGGAGTTCGTACTTCTCGGAGTGCCGGTAGTCCTCGGTGCCCGCCGCCAGGACGTCGTTCTCGCACAGCTCGTACCCGGCGTAGACCCCCCAGGTGGGCGCGAGGGTCGCGGCGAGCACGGCCCGGGTCTCGAAGGCGGGCCTGCCGCCGTCCTGGAGGTAGCCGTGCAGGATGTCCGGGGTGTTGACGAAGAGGTTGGGGCGCAGGAAGTCGGCGCTGCCCAGGGCGAGTTCGCTCGCGTACTCGGTCAGCTCCCGTTTGTCGTTCTTCCAGGTGAAGTAGGTGTACGACTGCTGGAAGCCGGCCTGGGCGAGGGCGTGCACCATGGCGCGGCGGGTGAACGCCTCGGCCAGGAACACCACATCGGGGTCGGTCAGGCCGATGTCGCCGATGACCCGCTCCCAGAAGGAGACCGGCTTGGTGTGCGGGTTGTCGACGCGGAAGATGCGTACGCCCTGGTCCATCCAGTGGCGCAGCAGCCGCAGCGTCTCCTCGACCAGGCCTTCGAAGTCCGTCTCGAAGGAGAGGGGATGGATGTCCTCGTACTTCTTCGGCGGGTTCTCGGCGGTGGCGAGTGTGCCGTCAGCGCGCCGGGTGAACCACTCGGGGTGCCCGGCCGTCCAGGGGTGGTCGGGCGAGCACTGCAACGCGAAGTCGAGGGCGACCTCCAGGCCCAGTTCCCCCGCCCTGGCGACAAACTTGCGGAAGTCGTCCAGGGTGCCGAGGTCCGGGTGCACGGCGTCGTGCCCGCCCTCGGCCGAGCCGATGGCCCAGGGCGAGCCCACGTCGTGGGGCCCGGCGGTGAGTGTGTTGTCCGGGCCCTTGCGGTGGGTGTGCCCGATGGGGTGCACCGGTGGCAGGTACACCACGTCGAACCCCATCTCCGCGAGGGCGGGCAGCCGTCGCGCGGCCGTCTCGAAGGTGCCGCTGACGGGCGGCTCGCCGGGCCGGAGCACCGCGCCCTCCGAGCGCGGGAACATCTCGTACCAGGAGCCGACGAGGGCCCGTCGCCGCTCGACGAGCAGGGGCAACGGCCGGGAGACGGTGACCAGTTCACGCAGTGGATGGCGTTCCAGCGCGGCGACCACCGCACGGCCGGTGGTCGCTTCGAGCCGGCGCAGGGAGGGGCTCGCTTCGTCGCGGAGCGCCCCGGCCACTGCCGTCACCGCCTCCCGGCGGTCCTTGTCCGGGATGCCGAGGGCGGCCCGCTCGTGCAGCAGGGCCCCCTCCGCGAGCGTCAGCTCGACATCGACCCCGGCGGGAATCCTCAGGTGCGCGTCGCGGCGCCAGGTGGCGACCGGGTCGGCCCAGGCCTCGACGGTGTACGTCCACAGCCCCGGGCGGCCGGGGCCGACGACGACCGCGGCCTCCCAGCGGTCGGCGTCGGCGTCGACGAGGGCCATCGGGGTCCAGGGGCCCCGCCGTCCGGCCGCGTCGTACAGGACCACGTTGGCGCCGACCTCCCCGGCGCCCTCGCGGAAGACGACGGCGCTGATGGTGAGGGTCTCGCCGCGCACCGCCTTGGCGGGCACCGCGCCGCCGCGCACCTGGGGGCGGATGTCCCTGATGGGGATGCGCTCCTCGGTCGTCGGGTGGGCCCGCGACGGCACGACGGCGGTCATGACCGGCTCCTCACCGGTGCGCGGGGTCCTGGGACGGCCGGCCTCTCCTTGTCCGCGATGAGGTCGATGATGGTGCGGGCGAACAGATGGCAGTGCTGGCCGGTGCGCGCGGTGACCAGGTCGTCATGGACGACGACGTCCTCATCCACGTACTCGCCGCCCATGTTGCGCAGATCGCCGAGCAGGTTGTTGTGGACCACCGCGCGCCGTCCGCGCACCAGGGAGGGCAGCGGTGCGGTCAGCCACATGCCGTGGCAGATGATGCCCTTGACGATGGCCGGGTCCTGGAAGGCGCGGCGCAGGAACGCCGACGCGGGCGGCAGTTCGGCGGGGTCCTCGGTGTAGCGGAGCCGGTCGGAGACCATCCCCGAGGGGACGATCACGGCGGAGAACTCCTTGAGGGCGAACTCGTCGATGTCCTCGAAGGACTCGGAGACTTCGAAGGGCATCCGGTGCTCGTGCCCCTGGAAGGTCATGGAGTCCTGGCCCCAGAGCCGGGACAGGAAGTGGACCTCGGCGCCCTCCTCCGGGAAGCGGAACTGGTAGTAGAGAATCTCGGGCTCGTAGAAGTCGCTCTCCATCAGGACAGCGATCTTGTGGCCGGAAAGCCGCACGGCTATTCCCTCCCCCTGCCGGTGACCAGGTCGATCAGGAACGGACCCTCGGTGCTCAGCGCCTCGGCGACCGCGGCCTGAACCTGGTCGGGCTTGTCGACGCGCACGGCGGGTACGCCGAGCGAGCGGGCGAGTCCGACGAAGTCGATGGCGGGCCGCGAGAGGTCGAAGATCTCCGGCTGCTCGTGGGCGGCGATCGCCTGCGACTTCCAGTACTCCTCGATGTTGAGTTCGAGGAGCTTGTAGCTGCTGTTGTTGCAGATCACGAACTTGGCGCCGATGCCGTGCCGGGCCGCCGTCCACAGCGCCTGGATGGTGTACATGGACCCGCCGTCGCCGGTGAAGCCCACGACCGTACGGTCCGGGAACGCGAGCTGGGCGCCGAGCGCGCCGGGGATACCGACGCCCAGGGAGCCGCCGCGCGTCTGGAACCAGTGGCCGGGGCGGTTCGGCGGCAGATGCCGTGAGACGTCGGGCGAGGCGGTGAGTGCCTCGTCGAACACCACGGCGTCCTCGGGGAGTTGGCGTGCCAGCTCCCGCAGAAAGGCCGTGGTCGGCAGGGCGGTCGGGGCGGTCGTCGCCTCGTCCACCTGCCTGGCCTCCTCGATCTCCCGCGCCCGTTCGACGGACCTGCGCCGCAGCCACTCGAACGCGCGGACCTGGCTCTCCTCGCTCATCCGCGCCTGAAGTGCCGCGGTGAGCCCGGCGAGCGCCCGGCGGGGATCGGCCACCAGGCCCAGGTCGACGGGGAAGTTCTTGGCGATCGCGTCGCTGTCCAGGTCGATGTGGACGACCGGGGTGCCCTCGGCGAAGACGCCGTCGAGGACCGGATAGACCTCGGGCAGCGCATACGTCCCCACGATGAGCACGGCGTCGGCCGCCCCGGTGACGCGCCGGCTGGACTCACCGAACATATGGCCCAACTGCCCCGCGTAGGCGGGGTGTTCGGCAGGCAGGTTGACCTCGGCCCAGTCCGCGCCCCACACCTCGGCGCCCCACACCTCCGCCAGTCGCCCAAGCTCCTCCGCGGCCTGGGCGAAGTGGACACCGTCGCCGGCGACGACGATCGGGTGCTCGGCACCGGCGAGGAGTTCCGCCGCCCGGTCGAGGGCCGCCGCGTCGGGCGTGCTCCGCGTGACGGGGTACGACGTCGGCACGGCCGCCTCGGTGGTGTCCCGGTCCATCACGTCGGCGGGCAGCACCACCAGGACGGGGCCGTAGGGGGGCGTGCCCGCCACCTTGAACGCGCGGCGCAGGATCCGCAGTGTGGACTCCGGGTCCACCACCCGGGTGGCCCACTTGGTGACCGGCTCCGCCATGCCGACCAGGTCGGCGGCCATCTGCGCCTCCATGGCCTCGTAGCGCAGGCCCGACTCACCGGCGAGCACGACCAGCGGGGCGTGGCCGCGCATGGCCTGGTAGAGCATGCCGATGCCGTTGCCGAGGCCGACGCCGGTGTGCAGCTGGCAGACGGTCGGCGTGCGGGTGGCCCGCGCATGGCCGTCCGCCATGCCGACGGCCGTGGCCTCCTGCAGCGCGAGGACGTATTCGAGCTCGGGGAAGTTGCGCAACTCGTCGAGAAAGCCCTGCTCGACCGTGCCGGGGTTGCCGAACATGTACCGGACCCCGTCGGCCCGCAGCTGTTCCAGGA containing:
- a CDS encoding maltokinase N-terminal cap-like domain-containing protein, translating into MSVAVAEPVLEPLLPVLTPWLRTRRWYGDAGGPLDDIRPVVVSVVHDDAPVLVHAVLRARHRNGTEQLYQLFLGLCPELPERLAGAAIATVPEGRWQGWTVYEATEDPALMGVLLRSLAVREPRGGPRLEPTSPHPLPVGLVPRLLTADQSNSAVVYGDRLLFKIYRRPEPGPHLEVEALRALTERHCTRTPALHGTLYTDAPGGEGLVLGLFEEFLPVEADGWQTAVRQVGDCVDGTGTTVPATGGFTSRARALGQAVAEVHTVLADAFPRTRVTPGEAAEEARLMNRRLGLAVDEVPALDRYRSRISALYDDYARHAGRGCPVFAQRVHGDLHLGQALPTADGWRLIDFEGEPERSAAERAAPQHVLRDVAGMLRSFDYAARAGLAAVRRRSAEPAPGLRLRHIRRADAWMVRNRRAFIAGYAEAGGADPWCHPVPMRAFEADKAVYEAVYEARHRPDWLSIPLGAVHRLAAVRG
- a CDS encoding alpha-1,4-glucan--maltose-1-phosphate maltosyltransferase; this translates as MTAVVPSRAHPTTEERIPIRDIRPQVRGGAVPAKAVRGETLTISAVVFREGAGEVGANVVLYDAAGRRGPWTPMALVDADADRWEAAVVVGPGRPGLWTYTVEAWADPVATWRRDAHLRIPAGVDVELTLAEGALLHERAALGIPDKDRREAVTAVAGALRDEASPSLRRLEATTGRAVVAALERHPLRELVTVSRPLPLLVERRRALVGSWYEMFPRSEGAVLRPGEPPVSGTFETAARRLPALAEMGFDVVYLPPVHPIGHTHRKGPDNTLTAGPHDVGSPWAIGSAEGGHDAVHPDLGTLDDFRKFVARAGELGLEVALDFALQCSPDHPWTAGHPEWFTRRADGTLATAENPPKKYEDIHPLSFETDFEGLVEETLRLLRHWMDQGVRIFRVDNPHTKPVSFWERVIGDIGLTDPDVVFLAEAFTRRAMVHALAQAGFQQSYTYFTWKNDKRELTEYASELALGSADFLRPNLFVNTPDILHGYLQDGGRPAFETRAVLAATLAPTWGVYAGYELCENDVLAAGTEDYRHSEKYELRPRDWVAAEAAGTSIAPLITRLNQLRRAHPALQELRNLRFHHTDHDQVLAYSKQLVRPDGSADTVLAVVNLDPHHTSETTVTFDLAALGLPEDGSLKVRDELTGEIHTWGRHAYVRLEPGVAPAHLLVPLGPREAS
- a CDS encoding DJ-1/PfpI family protein; its protein translation is MRLSGHKIAVLMESDFYEPEILYYQFRFPEEGAEVHFLSRLWGQDSMTFQGHEHRMPFEVSESFEDIDEFALKEFSAVIVPSGMVSDRLRYTEDPAELPPASAFLRRAFQDPAIVKGIICHGMWLTAPLPSLVRGRRAVVHNNLLGDLRNMGGEYVDEDVVVHDDLVTARTGQHCHLFARTIIDLIADKERPAVPGPRAPVRSRS
- a CDS encoding thiamine pyrophosphate-binding protein, with the translated sequence MVSRPARVAILEQLRADGVRYMFGNPGTVEQGFLDELRNFPELEYVLALQEATAVGMADGHARATRTPTVCQLHTGVGLGNGIGMLYQAMRGHAPLVVLAGESGLRYEAMEAQMAADLVGMAEPVTKWATRVVDPESTLRILRRAFKVAGTPPYGPVLVVLPADVMDRDTTEAAVPTSYPVTRSTPDAAALDRAAELLAGAEHPIVVAGDGVHFAQAAEELGRLAEVWGAEVWGADWAEVNLPAEHPAYAGQLGHMFGESSRRVTGAADAVLIVGTYALPEVYPVLDGVFAEGTPVVHIDLDSDAIAKNFPVDLGLVADPRRALAGLTAALQARMSEESQVRAFEWLRRRSVERAREIEEARQVDEATTAPTALPTTAFLRELARQLPEDAVVFDEALTASPDVSRHLPPNRPGHWFQTRGGSLGVGIPGALGAQLAFPDRTVVGFTGDGGSMYTIQALWTAARHGIGAKFVICNNSSYKLLELNIEEYWKSQAIAAHEQPEIFDLSRPAIDFVGLARSLGVPAVRVDKPDQVQAAVAEALSTEGPFLIDLVTGRGRE